A segment of the Cheilinus undulatus linkage group 24, ASM1832078v1, whole genome shotgun sequence genome:
gcctgtggcccctttactgcatgtctctcctcgTCTCTTGTAACTGTTTCCAGTAAAAGCCTCccaaaacagtgacaaaaattgataaaaagtgacaaaaagaagttgctAATAGTGGCATAAATGTATTCAAGTGTTAAAAATTGGTGCAAAATGGGCAAGGAGTGGTAAAATGGGTCAAGTGGATGATTTGAGAAAtcaatgggaaaaaatgggtacaaagtgacagaaaatgagtggaaacattaaaaaaaaatattgacaacATTAGGCAAAAGATTTCAAAATGTGTGAAGAGcagcaaaaagtttcaaaagatGGCTAAAGTAGGTCAagatgcaaaaagtggcagaaatgtcaGAGGGGGAGAAaattgcaaatatgggcaaagtgttaaagaaaaggcaaaaacaggataaactcTGGGGGCAAAGTCCCGATGAAGTGGTgcaaagtggataaaaagtggcaaaagtgggcaaaagcagcaaaaatgggataaaattgccgaaaaactgacagaaaatcaacaaaattgGATGACTGATTGCAAAATGTTTGAGAAGCATCCAAAATGAGCAAAAGCTGGTAAAAGTAGGCAGAAGTTGCAGGAAATCTCAAAGAGGAGCAAAAAAttgctaatatttttttttttttttttttttttttttttaaagggggtaaaaagcattagaaaataaaagtggcagaaattagtggaaagaggtaaaaatgggatactaatgtgaaaaaacaaaacaaaacaaacaaaacaaaagtggcagaaatgtcaAAGAGGGGGAGGAAATTTGAAAATATGggcaaagtgtaaaaaaaaaaaaaaaagggcaaaaacaggataaaacttGGGGAAAAAGTTCCAATAAAGTGttgcaaaatggacaaaaagtggcaaaaaatggaaaaaaaacgggataaaaaagcagcaaaattgggttaaaattgcacacaaactggcaggaaaattgacaaaattgggTGAATGATTGcacaatgtttaaaaagcatccaaaatgagcaaaagaagattaaagtaggcaaaagttgcaaaaggttTTTGCAGAACGTGACAGAAAATGTCAAAGAGGAGCAGAAAAATGCTaatatgggtaaaaatgggcaaaaagcatttaaaaatgaaagtggcagaaataagtggaaaggggcaaaaatgggataataatgggaaaaaactcaaaaaaagtggcacaatatGAGTGAATAGTGATAAAATGGTTgataagcagcaaaaatggacaataagtgggaaaaaaaatgtcagagggCATCACAAAGATGTGGTGATAATGGAcagaaaaactggtttaaaagtacTGGGAATAAATAATTTTAGAACCCAGTACTAgctgacacacttttcagctctagCATgaataactgttagccaggatgctagcaccaatgctattgatccaacacacatacattgacATCATCAGTAAATGACTAaaggggagggcccattctctgggtttttcaggggctcagcTAACTCTGAGGGTGGGAGTCTGGTTCCAAACAGTTTGAGCTCATGATGACACTGGAGAGTTTATCGTGCATCTAAAGAGCCTTTGTATTCTACTTGTcataatcatgaaaaaatgCATCATATCTTTCCTTTGTTTGCAGGAACACGAGAGGAAACCATCAGGAGAGAACGAGGAGTTCTGTCAGTGTGCTTCAATGACACGATGAACAACATCATGCTGATCGTTTGTAAGATCAGAACAgagagaagaatgggacaaaacTGTAGTCTGTTGTATCGAGATGGAGGGAAAATTGAGGATAAATGTGACTCAAGATTCAGACTTGTGAAAAAGAATGAGACTGTGTTTATCCAGTGGAAAGACTTAACCCCAGAGGATCATGGGAACATCACCTGTGAATGTTCACAAACAGGTGGAACATTCACTCTAGAGCTCAGTGTCCGTTTTGATGGTAATTcacaaatattttactttggCTGTAtcctccatgtttttttctcatcactCTTAATTTGAAAGTCTActcattcataaaaaaaactcatttaatTTGTTAACTCTGTTAGAACAAAACTACAAACAGCATTCAGCAGCCTACTGTGCTTTAAAATACCAAACAGTGGTGTAAAacttctaacttttttttttttcaagtttcagAGAATGAAGTACACAGCAGTGAGAAACCAGAGCAGCTCTTTCCTTTTGTTGGTGGAATTTCAGTCATCGTTATAACTGCAGCCATCCTTGGGCTTGTCTGCAGGAGGTTACATCACAGGTAAGACTACTGGAGCCATCCTATCTGGACCAGAATGCACCTGTTATTTAATTCtgaccagtgttttttttttatcctgaccTGCACAGCAAATTCTCTGtgaacagatttatttttaactttacaggAAACAAGCAGAGCCCCTGAGCAGCCCTCCAAACATGGTACTAGAAGAAAAACATCTCTTTATATCTCAGTGCATTcagcttttattgttttctttgtcagtaaactaaatgttttcttttgctgcAGGATCCTCCTGACATTGAACCCTACAGCACCTTCACCCAGAGAGAAAATGGACTCTACTCAACTGTCAAACTGTTCAGCTCTCCACCAACATGAActattaaaacatgtttaacagAGAGGGAAAGCAAGCAGGAGGGTTGTTGTGAAGTTCTAGCtcttgtaaatatgtttttaagctttaatGCACAGTGATCAACATCACTGTAGGTTTGCTTGTAAAAGCCAAAGGGCTGCTGTAGATCTGCAGCCTCTGCTTCCTTTGTTTACTGTGTAGAAAGTGAAAGTAGGTCAGTTATCCACAAGATGGCCCCGTTTCTCTTTTTGATGACCTGCTGTGTTTGACTGACTCTGTTTAACATAACTGTGATGACAGTGTGTTCATTTTGTAAATAGAGATTATTAAAACAGTTAACCCTTAAGAGATCCTACAGTCATTTTATGCCATTCAGTTTTTCTATTTCTAagacattttggctgtgttgagTGAATATAGCTCAAATTTGCAAGAGGatacccatttttttgtttttcaaatttagAATTGCCATTAAAGTTCCTTTTATGAACCTAAAATGGCTGAGCTGCACAAAAACGGACTTATTTGttcctaaggacaaaaaatatccattgaaaaatacatttttgatccCACATTTATCTTAACATAAACTCATGTATTCCTTTATGTTAAGATTTCATTTCGGACTAATTTTTCGATTTGTCCACCAGATGGAGCTATTTCCCCccattcaaagcatgctgcaCATGTCCACTTTTTCTGCAAGGATGCCATGCTGCTGAAGGATAAGTGTGTGTCACTGTTGATGTTGGATAatggtgtgtctgtgtctaAACacactggcctttaaaggggtaaaatcTTAGAAGTATAATAAACCTTTAtgtatatttcagttttaaaagattaactcatttaaaatggtgaaaaaaaatcaatctatTTCATTTTTACGGCTGTTTTTTGGGAAGCTACCTTTTTTGGTCATGAGGACTTTGAAtgtaagttttgttttaaatctgacaCTGTAGATGATGAAGCATCAAAATCAGAGTTGCTTTCAATAATTGACCAATCTCAGGCactgatgataataatagatataataataaatataataataataataataataataataataataatatttataataataataataatggtattaataataataataataaatataatgttaataataataataataataataataataatgatattaataataataataataataataataataataatataatgatattaataataataataataataataataataataataataataaaagtaaaaaagtcaaattaaaacaaaaataaaaatgaaataattttcataaagaaagtacagttataataataataacaataataataataataataataataataataacgataataataataataataataataataataataataataataatgatgatgataataataacaacaacaacaacaacaataataataataataataataatgatattaataataataataataataataataataaaagtaaaaaagtcaaattaaaagaaaaataaaaatgaaataattgtcATAAAGAAggtacagtaataataataataataatgataataatgagcAAATACTCCTTGAAATTGTTTTatggtatttttgtttttattaaaaacaatggCATTGTTTAAACATGATAGcctttaaaggggtaaaatcccccaaatataactaatatttgatatttatattttattcttaattAGTCCTTAAAAATACTGTcttttttaaagtagaaaacaatattaatatatattatttttacagcattttttggGAAGCTGACATTTTCTGTCCTTCGGGACAAATGCATTAAGATATTAAAGGAACTCTTAAGAGTTAAAATCCACACAAACACTCATCTGGTTTCCCTAACTGAGGGTTGTGGGTGTAACAGCTTGTTTCCACAGgagatatatatttttaaatatatgtaatTTTCAGGAAACATTTGTTTAGTTTCTCTAAAAAACCTACAGAGTTTATAAAGCATAGCAACCATATAGAGTGTGTATGCATGCATATGCTTGAGAAAACATATGATTGAGCTTTTCTCTTATCAGATTGTTATATCTCTAGAACAGATTCCAGTGGTaaataaatttttatttatgagaAATAAAGATTAATGTGACAAGTCCAGGGACCCTGCACACATGTGACCCTGCACACATGTGGCCCAGCGGCTGCAGCCATGGCTAAACTATTAAGGCTCAGTGGGAGAGcacagttatttttaatgctagtTCAGCTTTGAATTGGTGCCTTATTGGtgcatttatttatcaaaatagcagttttctGTTGATGCTGCTTTTTTAGCTCTATATTCAAGCTGCTGTGGTATTCCCCCgga
Coding sequences within it:
- the LOC121506074 gene encoding uncharacterized protein LOC121506074 yields the protein MANWTLFIVLILPAMVCLDSKGTREETIRRERGVLSVCFNDTMNNIMLIVCKIRTERRMGQNCSLLYRDGGKIEDKCDSRFRLVKKNETVFIQWKDLTPEDHGNITCECSQTGGTFTLELSVRFDVSENEVHSSEKPEQLFPFVGGISVIVITAAILGLVCRRLHHRKQAEPLSSPPNMDPPDIEPYSTFTQRENGLYSTVKLFSSPPT